One genomic window of Glycine soja cultivar W05 chromosome 9, ASM419377v2, whole genome shotgun sequence includes the following:
- the LOC114367696 gene encoding xyloglucan 6-xylosyltransferase 2-like: MLECCLGTRRVRQIHRACRHSTVTFLCLFLTLVVLRGTIGAGKFGTPEQDFNEIRHHLSAARARRVLEEVKPESLSSSESNNYATFDLSKILVDEPPTDDEKPNPNAPYTLGPKISNWDEQRSSWLSNNPDYPNFIGPNKPRVLLVTGSSPKPCENPVGDHYLVKSIKNKIDYCRVHGIEIFYNMALLDAEMAGFWAKLPLIRKLLLSHPEVEFLWWMDSDAMFTDMAFEVPWERYKDSNFVMHGWNEMVYDEKNWIGLNTGSFLLRNCQWSLDILDAWAPMGPKGKIRDEAGKVLTRELKNRPVFEADDQSAMVYLLATGKEKWGDKVYLENHYYLHGYWGILVDRYEEMIENYHPGLGDHRWPLVTHFVGCKPCGKFGDYPVERCLKQMDRAYNFGDNQILQMYGFTHKSLGSRKVKRVRNDTSNPLEVKDELGLLHPAFKAIKLSSS; the protein is encoded by the coding sequence ATGCTGGAGTGCTGCCTTGGAACACGGCGCGTCCGGCAGATTCATCGCGCCTGCCGCCACAGCACCGTGACCTTCCTCTGCCTCTTCCTCACGCTGGTCGTCCTCCGCGGCACCATCGGCGCCGGCAAGTTCGGCACGCCGGAGCAGGACTTCAATGAGATCCGTCACCACCTCTCCGCCGCCCGCGCCCGCCGCGTCCTCGAAGAAGTCAAACCCGAATCCCTATCCTCCTCCGAATCCAACAACTACGCGACCTTCGATCTCTCCAAGATCCTCGTCGACGAGCCCCCCACCGACGAcgaaaaacctaaccctaacgcGCCCTACACCCTCGGCCCCAAAATCTCAAATTGGGACGAACAACGCTCTTCATGGCTATCCAACAACCCGGACTACCCCAACTTCATCGGACCCAACAAACCCCGCGTCCTCCTCGTAACCGGTTCGTCTCCCAAACCGTGCGAAAACCCGGTCGGAGACCACTACCTTGTCAAATCGATAAAGAACAAGATTGACTACTGCAGGGTCCACGGGATTGAGATTTTCTACAACATGGCTCTCTTGGACGCGGAAATGGCAGGGTTTTGGGCCAAGCTTCCGTTGATTCGGAAGCTCTTGCTTTCTCACCCTGAAGTGGAGTTTCTCTGGTGGATGGACAGTGATGCAATGTTCACCGACATGGCCTTTGAGGTGCCATGGGAGAGGTATAAAGATTCGAACTTTGTTATGCACGGGTGGAATGAGATGGTGTATGATGAGAAGAATTGGATTGGGTTGAACACTGGTAGTTTTCTGTTGAGAAACTGTCAATGGTCTTTGGATATTCTTGATGCTTGGGCTCCAATGGGGCCCAAGGGGAAGATAAGAGATGAAGCTGGGAAAGTGCTCACTAGGGAGCTTAAGAATAGGCCTGTTTTTGAAGCTGACGATCAATCTGCTATGGTTTATTTGTTGGCAACTGGGAAGGAGAAATGGGGTGACAAGGTTTACCTTGAGAATCACTACTACTTGCATGGTTATTGGGGGATTTTGGTGGATCGTTATGAGGAGATGATTGAGAATTATCACCCGGGGCTTGGTGATCATAGGTGGCCTTTGGTGACTCACTTTGTGGGGTGCAAGCCTTGTGGGAAGTTTGGGGATTACCCTGTTGAGAGGTGCTTGAAGCAGATGGATAGGGCCTATAACTTTGGGGATAACCAGATTTTGCAGATGTATGGATTCACTCATAAGTCACTTGGTAGCCGTAAGGTGAAGAGGGTGAGGAATGATACTAGCAATCCTCTTGAGGTTAAGGATGAGCTTGGATTGCTTCATCCTGCTTTCAAAGCTATCAAGCTCTCTTCTTCTTGA
- the LOC114367752 gene encoding translocator protein homolog, with translation MASQTLHDTKKSQARRALRSLAIGIAVPFTLTLTIIILFGSGRKYNQIISKPFWFAPLWFIHLSILGSSFFMGLAAWLVWANGGFQGETDAMSLYIAHVSLSIVWHPLVLVMGAYWLALISCLVNFVTLFLCYLRFRKVNPFAKDLAKPCLAWAAYLCLVSFKLIFI, from the coding sequence ATGGCTTCTCAAACCTTGCATGACACAAAGAAATCTCAAGCTAGGCGAGCATTACGTTCTCTAGCAATAGGCATTGCGGTTCCCTTCACCCTCACGCTAACCATAATCATCCTCTTCGGTTCAGGACGCAAGTACAACCAAATAATATCCAAGCCATTTTGGTTTGCACCACTTTGGTTCATTCACTTGTCCATATTGGGCTCATCTTTCTTCATGGGTCTCGCAGCGTGGCTAGTGTGGGCCAATGGAGGGTTTCAAGGGGAGACTGATGCGATGTCTCTCTACATAGCCCATGTTTCTCTAAGCATTGTGTGGCATCCCCTTGTGCTCGTTATGGGTGCTTATTGGCTTGCTTTGATTTCTTGTCTTGTGAATTTTGTGACCCTCTTTTTGTGTTACTTGAGGTTTAGAAAGGTGAACCCTTTTGCTAAAGATCTAGCCAAACCGTGTTTGGCATGGGCTGCATATCTTTGTCTTGTTAGCTTTAagctaatatttatttga
- the LOC114367814 gene encoding 40S ribosomal protein S21-like, which translates to MQNEEGQITELYIPRKCSATNRLITAKDHASVQVNIGHVDENGVYNGHFSTFALCGFIRAQGDADSALDRLWQKKKVEVKQQ; encoded by the exons ATGCAGAACGAGGAAGGACAGATCACCGAGCTTTACATTCCTAGGAAGTG CTCTGCCACAAACCGATTGATTACCGCTAAGGACCATGCTTCGGTTCAGGTTAACATTGGGCATGTGGATGAGAATGGCGTCTACAATGGCCATTTCTCCACTTTTGCTCTCTGCGGCTTCATCCGTGCTCAG GGTGATGCTGACAGTGCCCTAGATCGCTTGTGGCAGAAGAAGAAAGTTGAAGTTAAGCAACAGTAG